In Rubrobacter indicoceani, the genomic window GAACCTTATACGCAACTCCCTGACCGCAGACCGGGCAGTAATCATCACATCAGAGAGCGAAGAGGAATTGGTGGAGCTATGCGACCAGATACTGGTGATAAACCGAGGACGGCTGGTGAGAACGCTGTCGAGAAGCGAGGAGACGTTCACTCAGCAGGAGGTGTACCGCCTGCTGCAGGGAGTGGGGGTGAGTCCTTCGGAGGAAAGCTCAGACGCTTCGGCGTAAACTTCTTCTCCGAGCATCTGATCTGGCTGGTCCTTATCCTGGTCGTTCTCTACGGGCTTACCGTTCCCGGGTTTGCGTCGAGCACGAACATCCTCAACGTTATCTGGGCTTCGGCTCCGCTCGGGCTTACCGCGCTCGGGCTGTTCTTCGTGCTTCTCGCCGGTCAGCTCGACCTCTCGCTCGAATCCACCTACGGTTTCGCCCCGGCGATAGCCGTGCTCTTCATGACGCAGTGGCTGCCCGGCCTGGTGCCGCCCGTCGTCGGGGTCGTGCTGACGGTCCTTGTAGGCGCCGGGGTGGGGCTTTTGATCGGCTCACTCTCGGTTCTCGCGCGGGTAAACGCCTTCCTTATAACGCTTGCGATGCTGCTGCTCTTGCGGGGGGTTCTTATCGCGCTTATTCCAGAGGGGATCTACTACCTCCCCGAGGGCTATACGTTCCTCGGCAGCGCGCGTCTTGGCGAGGTCCCCATCGCTATCTTTGTTCTGGCGGCGGCTTATCTTCTGGCCTACGCCGTGATGCGTTTCCACAGCTTCGGCAAGGCGCTTCAGGCGGTCGGGAGCAACGAGCGGGCCGCGCAGATCTCGGGTACGAGCATACAGCGGACGCTTATGATCGCCTTTATGGTAGCCGGTACCTGCGCCGCGGTCGGCGGTCTTCTGGAGGTCGGCCGGACTCAGTCTGTCTCGGCCAATACGGGCGACGGGAGCATCCTTCTCGTGTTCGCCGCGGTGATCCTCGGGGGCACGAGCATCCGGGGCGGGCACGGTCGCGTGACGGGCGTCGCCGGAGCGGTGCTCGTGCTCGCGGTTATCGAGAACATGCTCAACCTCTCGGGTATAGACCCCTCGATCCGGCAGATAGTCTACGGTGGCATCCTTCTGACCGGTATCTATATCGCGAGCCTGCAGGACAGGGTCAGGGCGCGGGCATCGTGAGCGCAAAGCACAACGGGCGGGCGCGGGCGAGGGACATACCGTTCGACCTGATCGTCATAGGGGCCGGGATCAACGGGGCGGGTATCGCCCGCGACGCCGCCGCCCGCGGCCTGCGGGTCGCTCTGGTCGAGAAGGAGGACATAGCGAGCGGTACGTCGAGCTGGTCCGGGCGTCTGATACACGGCGGGCTTCGCTACCTGGAGCAGGGCGACGTGCGCCTCGTTCGGGAGTCGCTGCGCGAGCGCGAGCTTCTTTTCCGGCTTGCGCCGCATCTGGTCAAGCCCGTGCCGCTGATGATGCCCTTCTACTCAAAAAACAAGCGACCACCGTGGATGATCCGGGCGGGCATGATCGCCTACGACATCCTTTCTTT contains:
- a CDS encoding ABC transporter permease, encoding MLNVIWASAPLGLTALGLFFVLLAGQLDLSLESTYGFAPAIAVLFMTQWLPGLVPPVVGVVLTVLVGAGVGLLIGSLSVLARVNAFLITLAMLLLLRGVLIALIPEGIYYLPEGYTFLGSARLGEVPIAIFVLAAAYLLAYAVMRFHSFGKALQAVGSNERAAQISGTSIQRTLMIAFMVAGTCAAVGGLLEVGRTQSVSANTGDGSILLVFAAVILGGTSIRGGHGRVTGVAGAVLVLAVIENMLNLSGIDPSIRQIVYGGILLTGIYIASLQDRVRARAS